The Hevea brasiliensis isolate MT/VB/25A 57/8 chromosome 9, ASM3005281v1, whole genome shotgun sequence nucleotide sequence taagtttactaacagaaagtagattaaaagagaattttggtagacacaaaatagatgacaaagaaattgacgaaatcggattcgcagttccagaacccatgacataaaaagtagaaccatcaggtaaagtaacagtagaggaagtgagaatagattgaaaagcagatagaagactagaattacctgtcatgtgatctatcgcactagaatcaataacccatttggatgaggaagacacaaggcatatagtggatttacctgactcaacgatcgcagtgacaggggaactggtaggctttagagatgcctgatactgggaaaactgtgcaaaatcctctgcagatactaaAACAGTTTTcttagaggaagatactgtagaatcctctgcaGCCATATTTGCCatatgtgatcgctgatttttcctctgaagttgtggacaattatattttgtatggccaggttcatggtaataataaaaaatgactcctcttgagtcctgattagaactagcctctccgttacgctgattacttctattGCCTGTAAtttctctacttcctcttctattaccctgttgtccatttggattacggctaataagagtacTACTGGCAggttgtgaagattgggtactctctgtacgaaagaCCCGTGTGAACATTTCATGCAAAgaagaaatctcagaactggagagaatctgagatttagcagtctcatactctgaagtaaggcctgcaagaaaactcatagcTGCCAGTTGCTCCCATTGGGCTTGctaaactttcacatcaggactaaaaggcaataatacatcaagtttctcatatacccgtttaaaatccataaaataagccgtgagagacttatcctctttctcatcaTGGTAGAAtgtcttacaaacatcataaatacaggAGATATTCTCTTTATCAGAATACATAAAATCTAAGTAAtctatcaattccttaacaaattcacagtgattaattaaactagttacctcactgtgaatcgagttccgaagctgcaaaaacagtcgagcatcctcccttagccaagtttgtcgtgtatcatcagtaggtggatctttagtaaggtgatcatccttatcaatgctacgcaaatagaccctaacagtcttactccactccaggtaattcgaaccattaagtttgtattccgtgatcttagtcatcaccggaatcacatcagaaataacattcttattgtctgtcatttgttgagacaaagaaaactaaccgaaacgctaatccaaagtgcttacagcagcaaaataacccaaaatcacaaatcaagcaaataccgaaataggatctgagagccaaacctcaaaaatcctttaatggtgtattggATCAGGCAACAAAacgcagtggtggaatgagggggttgaggcgacgccggcgatgttgatcggagtcgaaacggccgatcggcggccaaggtctctcctgagctgagtggtaagaacaaatagtcaccctagatagatgacctgctctgataccatgtagaaaaagatgattctccttaatttcaattgtcgacaccatattttggccgatcaccgagGTCAATCGACTTTAAAAATCGACTCTCAGCCGACATCCTTCAATCACAAATGACTCGATTgtgaaataaaccgatcccacacttagttgattgttttccgatctcttatcaaaGAGGATCAAACCAATATAAGGTCTCCGTACCATCCAGTCTCGCTTTCGATCTCCTCTTTGCAGATATTGTGAAAAGTCATTTAGCTAATGCTACAATCGGGTGCCTTACTTGTAAGtccagatattccttaaaataaaattaagatttcAGTCCGATTTAATGGTGATTCCGATCTTAATTCGAATCAAGTTTTTCCAATTTTAATGTTCTAAAGTTCTACCCGGTGTTTGGTCTtggcttaggccgatctcatgcttataatgtttttccgacctcttatacttaggttaatagttgcttttaagtttgatgctctaatacgttcaaacaatcaagtactcatacaattggaacgctttccgatctcatcaagaaattgaacaaaagagaggacttcacttcagttcaaataaaatttacaagtcattcgactggagggtctcccccagcctgttctctaagtacatcatcatttctctcatcctctctctctctctccggaTCCTTCATCGCTctcacttttctggagacctccctctttcgcttacggctctccttagaagtatcaccgcccgccatacctgcacaaagaagaagtcagtgagtttgctAAGATTCAGAGACCAGAGATATGGGTAGTACCAGGGCCGAAGTCAGAGAGCTGAAACTCGTATTCTTCGtcagtgatcagccgcatcatccaatacttcagttcAGCCATCACCGCATCCAAGCAAGAAAATTTTTGGATGGACGCttgagactttaactctttcactaCGGCGCCTTCGTCTTTATTTAAGACGATCTTTTTCGGGATCGAAgcgaccaggtgttgccaactccatgggatgccctcaaagccgttccgaatcttgctcctcaaaatgaagaaccggttcttccaattcttcaatgaagaaaggagatcggtaaagagagaacaattggacttggcttggaaaaaccagaactcatcatccttccttcgaGCGAGTCTATgtagctcggcaaagactttGGCCGTGGATTCCAGTGCCTTAGCTCGGTAGAGGCACCGGAAAGCTATTagagtccgccaggagttcggatgcacttgggctaccgagacatggtggaaCTTTAGGACGGCCCTGTAAAATTCGTCCAAAGGGAAGCGGAGCCCAGCCTTCAgctgttcttcatacaccatgatgagatcgttctcatcaaagaagtgatcggcccgatgatcgccatggcatttgatcagttcaaaggagtcgatctgcagattgtactcctggcttataGACTGAAGATCGGTCTCCCTCAAGACTGAAGGCAGCTCATCAATTGGCAAGTTGTCTCTCCTCAAAGATGCCCCTCGCCTCGGTCTGGCAGCCGGACCAGTTACCAGAACGAGAGCCATGCTAGTTTGACCACCCGATCTAATTACGTCGCCCTCTTCCGAGGTCCATGAAACGTGGACAGAAGGCGAGCTTGCAGCTCTCTAACCCTcggtgccgctcattttcaaagaaacaaaaagtttaactaaaaaaaaaatcaaaaacctTACCGGAGTATGATCGGTGCCGagaaacttgagaaaacgagagtattagagaaaaggtaggagtggtgccaattgaaaataagttgagagaagggagattgaggtggtttaatcatgtgaagcgtagacatatggaggctccagttagacaagtagagcacattaggttagaggatagaaagaaaaaaaggggtagacctaaattgacttggaggagagtagtacaacatgacctagaagcattacacatttctgaggatttaactcaaaatcgttcagagtagagaaagcaaatccatatagccgaccccaaatttttgggataaaggcttagttgaattgagttgagttgagttgagttgagttgcaaatatatgtaattttataataggtaatatttttaattaaaacatACATGTACAAGAgtccaaataattagtaatttataTCCTTCAATTTTTTGATATGGTATCTTTGTATTTAAAAATACAtaatgaatttttatttaaaacaatgcaatttaatttttcttaatctcCAATAATAcaacttaatcaatttttttttttaaaacgtaATTTTGGCTGGCTTGAaaccaaaccaaacctaattctaGCTCAGACCAGGTTGAACCAGCAGTTGGGAATAGGGACCCAGTGGTTTGGTTAAGGTCCTTGCCAGCTACAGTCCAAAACAGGGGTGACCAGAATTTGGCTTGAACAGAATAAACAGACCAAACCGATCTAATTCAGAAGTTCAGTTCAGTTTTTGGTTTGAGCCGAACAAACTAACCTCACATTGCCTCTTGCTCGCAGCCCTTTGTGGCTTGCATTGCTACCTCATCTGTCAAACCCGAGCCCTACCTTCAGCCAGGGCAGTCCTCCAATGCAGCGAGCCAGCGACGTTGATTGTATCATGAATTACAAATCTAATTTTGTCATTATTTTTCAATTCAATATCTGCTATGTTGAAATTTCTTCTTGTTCTTAAAATTGTGAATTTGAGAATATAGTAATAAATCTGCTTCTTCCATTTCGGAAATGTGTATGTGATTTTGAATGTGAAATTATCAATTATGAATCTAAACTATGAATTGTTCTTGAAACTATGAACTGTGAATCTAAACCAAATTACCGAAattattcggttcggttttaacttGTCTAATAATTCAGTTTTCAGTTTTTTCAATTCGATTCAAAATCAAATTGACCGTTTACTTGCCCCTAGCCCTAAATTGGACAGTGGCCAAGTCTACTTGGTGGTCTTGGTGAAACCCATTAGGGCTGCTAACTAAGAGACAATGATTGGGTCAGCCGAAAACAACTGATCAAGCATTTGAAAATACTTTGAAATTCCAAATGAAAGATCTAAGATTTATAAAACAAACCTCACAAATGCCATAGGGTTCTAACAACCTCTGCAGTGCAACCATCTTGTCCAAATCTCCAGTAAGCTGAAAGGCATTCATAGCAAATTAATCACCTTGGGTTGGAAAATGATAGAAGAATGCAATGAAGTTGGGACTTAAACATAACAAAACATCCTCCCACAACCATGGCAGTTGAAAAGAAGCAGAGGCAACAAATGAAGCAGTCATAATCAGTGTTTTAAAAACCAGATTGGACCAATTGAACCAGAAATCGATCCAACTAACTCTTCAATCCAGTCCAATTCAGTCTTTTATTTTGAGATTTTCAccttaaaattgctaaaaattgactttcagaattttttaaaatattttttacccCTTCAAGCCAGTCAACGAACCAATCGAGttctaaaacaatatcataacaaCCAGGTATAGCATCTTGTCAGCTACCATCAAAAACAAAAATATGTGAAGGTTACCCACCTCAAGGGTTATTGTGTGGTCAGATACATCAACTGCTTTTGCCCTAAAAATGCTAGCAATGTCAAGGACATCTCGTCTAGCAGCAGCATTCACAGCAATCTTTATCAACATCAATTCCCGTTCAGCAAATGGCAAGTGAGTAAGATCCTGAACCTGAAACATCCACTGCAAGTTACACACTTGACCACTTAACATAAATATTAACAAATGCAGAAACATTTGTATTGAATCCATTATGTGCTCCCAACATCTGAAGAAAATAAACCATTTGATTGAACAATGTGATTCAGAAACAAAGCATGTAAGGAAAAAAGGTTCAAGACAGCATTTCAATCATGTTTTCTGGTTGAATAGTAAAAGAATTTGACATTGTGATTGTTAATACAGGGTTTTTCTTTCACAGGCTTTTCATTCTTTAGTCATAGATGGCAGCATTATCCAAACAAgagaatttaatatcaattagaaTATGCCAAAGAATTGATGAAATCTATCAACATTATATAATTGTCTAACATGATACATCATTCTTATTAGTGGGTTTTTCCCACCTCATGAAGGTCTATCAGCTTATAAAGTTGCTGCACCAACTTGCTTATTGATTCATCTGTTCCAGGAACAACAGTTGTTATTCGAGAAAGGCCCTCAGTTTCTCCATGCCCAACGGCCAAACTCTGATGCAAATGAAAATAGCACAGCAGATGagcttttcttttttattattggtggagttgagagagagagagagagacaggagAGAAGCACCAAACATACCTGAATGTTATAGCCTCTTCGAGCAAATACTCCTGTAACAATGTTAAGAACTCCAGGAGAGTCGGTCACCAGCATGGAGAGAGTGTGAGATCGAAGTCCAGTTGTCTGAAATATTTAGCCAAGTGAATACATACACCATATTAAACTAATGTAAATGGAAGTACTAATTCTCCAGCCCCATCAAGCCCAATGTCATACAGGATTAAATTTCATAAAGAGTAAAAACGTTTGTGCAGTTGAACATACCAACAGTCAGCATAAATATGCAaaccataaaataaataaataaataaatctgtAGGATTTGGCATCCCATTACTCCACTGTCTTCAACATTTGATCACTGGTTGCCCCACTGTCCCTTTTACTCAGAATTAAAAAGCCTTAAAATAAAAAGAGTAGTGTCCAACCAAGATCCATACAGAAATAAGCACTCTTACATCATCTTCATCGAGAACACCCCAATGAGCATCAAGAACTTGAGTGCCTGTAAAGCTATCAGATGGTTCCACTGGATAAACATCCCCCTGGATTAAcagggaagaaaagaaaaaggtataAATACATAATTTATTAATACAGTCATAACAATCAAGTAAATATGTAAATGAATGTAGAAAATGCATTTACCCATAAAATAGACCAAAGATTATAATGAAATTGATATTGAGATGCACCTCCAATTATAGTTCTTAAttgaacataaaatataaaaagtaTATAAGCCATAACAATAGCACAAGGAAACAACATTCAGCAGAAACACAATATATCTTTGAGAAGACATAATTGTAGGACTCAATTAATGAACAAACCCTTGGTTACATTGGCGAATGGTAAGCAATAAGCCAATAAGCACATAAGACCAAAAAGTAGATAAACATCCAACCAACTTGTGAATCACGTTTAAACTCATTTCAAACAACTAAATAACTAAGATATTAAAGTATAGTAAGTATTGTATTGTAATGAAACCAACTTAGAGAAAGCAATTATTTCCATCCCACACAATTGGGCTTTATCAACCCCACCGAGGGGTGGATTTAGGTTGCCCTGTCATAAAAATCTTTTGCTTATAGATATATGTAAAACTTGTTTATCTTTGATGATATACCATTTATTTATTGGTGTTATTGTTTAATTCAACATTTATTACTTAGTGTTGTTCTTTCTTCATTAAATATTAActaataatttcaaaatttaacatCTATGCATAAAGGACTTAATGATAATacataaaatatgattttaataatttataaattataaaaataaaatggagatGCCTACCCTTGCCTCCTGCTGCATTCTTTATCTCCCCACCCCAATTTCCTACTAACGCAAGGATGAGAATTACAAAATCTATTCTACCCCACTAATTGCCATTCCAAAGATTAGCATAATAATGCAAAATGTAAAGTCAAATATTGAAAACCCTTGCTTCTGTAAAGGGCTGCTACAGtttatgccaaaaaaaaaaaaaaagctaaatgcTAACATCATACACAATGTTGCTCATTCTCATATAAAAGTGAATATAACATGCACAATCATCTAAAAAAACCAGAGCTCATAGCTTAAGAAGTGCATACCCCTGCAGATGTTTCTTCGCCTATGACTGCTCTGCTTTTAGACCCCAAAAGAGCATCATTAGGCCTTATTTCTCCAAGATCAGGATATGAAGCAGCTGAAAATCGCCAAAAGGGAGCACATGCACCCATTTTTTCCCTTCGCAATGCAATCTATTAAAGCCAATAGGTTCAGAAATTAGCACCAAACCTGTATGTAGACAAAAACCAACATGACTACAACTAATGAAAAGAAAAACTAAAAGATGACCTTTCCAGTTCTTGCAATTTCTTTGATTCCAAACTTGCTTAGGTTTCTCTGAACAGCAACCATCTTCCCAGGATCTCCAGTTACCTAAACCAATCACATGATAAGTAACTTGTTCTTTAGGAATTTATACATTTGACACTGAATTGAATTACAGAACATAAATGACTTTCAGTCAACAAAAACACACTAGTGTTTTTCTAATGTTAACAAGAATATAGCATGAATCTATTTCTCATATATTGTCCCAAATCAGGCCAATGTTAGCAACTTGATCACCCTCCCATACATTCAAGAATGCTTTTCATATATATTACAGAGTTATTAGATTCCCAAAATATTCTCACGGGATCTTCATGCACTTGCAACCAATGCAATAAATGACTAATTGATCCTAGCATGTGCAGCCTACAAAATAAAGCTTGCATTTCCTACTGAAATAGGACTGGAAATGGGGAAGCTCCCATTATAGATTATTCCAAACCATTAAACACATCACATATTATACCAAAGTTCCCATTAATTTAGAAactgaaacaaaaaaaaatacataCCAACAGATAGCATAATGAAATAATCAAGTTATAAATTGATAGAAACACGGAAATATTTTACAGAGTGAAGTTAACaagaaaatgcaatcaagttTTTGGTTCAGTAAATGTAGAACATTAGTAATTTCCATAGCAATGTTgactaaaaaaaataaagcatATAAAAATTTGAAAGCAACAAACAATATTATCTTTCATAGCCCAAACCACTTGCAATTAAGATAAACTATTGTATCTACATAAGTAAATTTGTATATTCATATGCACATTTCATTTGTTTGCATATGCATTTTAAAAGTTTGTAACTTTCTGCAAACAAGGAATTCTCCATTCCTATCACTTGTCTAAATGACTTAAGCAAGACATTAAACCTTAATGGTTCAGTTTTATCTGCTTAATTTTTTCATGGCCCAGATTAAAGTTAAAAAATCTTCACCTCAATTGTTAAAGAGTGCTCTGAGATATCCACAATTTTTGCTCTGAAAATGTCCACCAACCACATGATCTGAAGATTAAGTCAAGAAACAATATGTAACCAGAGTTAGTATATGACTCATTTTGGACTCAAGTAGGATATTGATACTCAACGACCAAAGCATTACCTCAGGACGGTAATTACGGTCTGCATTCACTTTTATAAGCATTAGCTCACGTTCTACCTGTGGCTCACTGGAGAGATCTTCAACCTGGTTATCAGATTCAAAAGTAAGAAATTGAGGaatttgaacttatggaatggATTCGCACAAAAGGCTAAAATAAGGGAAGCAAAATGAAAATCCAACAAGAATCCTTTTGATATATCTTCATGCTACCCATTTTTTACACATCAAAGTAGAATCTTAGAATTGGATATTTATGATTATGCAGTTGACTCGTGCAAAACAATTAAAAGAATACTAAATagtaaatactgaaaaattgtaaataaatgaagaaAAGAATCCTTATTAAAATGGTATGAAACCACATCATGAATGAAAGACAAAATTTTTGGAATTGAGAGTTCAGGATATATAGCAACCTTCAAAACATTGACTAGTTTCTGAAGTTGCTCTACAACTTGTTGCAGCACCCTTTCAGTTCCAGAGACGACTATGGTGAAGAGTGCCTTGTCCTTGTTCAGACCAACAGCAAGGGACTCAATGTTATACCCCCTCCTCGCAAAAACCCCAGCAATCCGATTAATCATCCCACTTTCATCCCCCACAAACACGGAGATTGTATGCCTCCTCACCCTGAAGTTGTTAGAAAGCACATAAAAATAACCATATCAAAGACAACACTATTCATCTCTTGTAAAAATGAGTCCAAAAAAAAAGGATACAGTAAATGGGAATTTTTATGTATCACAAAAAACTTCGGTTTAGAttattttagctgatgttatCACTAAAATTGATTTAATCAGTCTTCAATTTGAAATTCTTGTTTGATTAATGAACACAAAATTAATCATTTCACAAGCTTTTGAGACAAAATGTAAAAATCATATACTCTTCAAATAATCGAATTAAAATCAGCCAGCCCATTATAGCTTAAGAAGTTGAATCAATCACTTGGAATCTTGATAGGAGACAAATTCAAATATCCAAATAAAAGAAACCAAACAAATCAAAGACAGCTAATAAACGAAAAATTAGCATGACCCAGATGAAGAACAAAGCATATGTGATTTTAGACGTGTAGacgaaaaaaatttttaaaaaaaatctttcTACAGATACAAACAGAAATTCACATACTTTGAAATGGACATTGAAGGAGCAGGGCCATTAGCGGAGAAAGCCGTGTTAGAGATGTTGCTATGATTATCAGCGGACGTAGCAGATACTGCGAGTTTCCTTTGAGGCTGATAGTCGTCAGAGGTGGATTTTAAGAATGTTAAATATGCAGGTTTTGTACTTGAGAATCCAACGCGAagagaagagttccaagcagaagACCGAGAAGGAGAAAGGTTTAGGGGGTGAATCGTTATGGAACATGCTGGAGATACGACCGCCATGACAGAGAAGAATACTGAGCTCGAGAAATGAAggagagaagaagatgcaaaAAAGGCTTTCTCGCATTTAGCTCTCGTTGGTGACGTGTGATTTGCAATTAtccaattaatgaaatataaaagAAGGCTGCCTTGGCTATACAGTTCTGCAAATGCTCCACCCGTCAATATTCCACGTTTACAAATACACTTCACCAACTAAGCCAAAGCCTCCTCTCTTCTTTGTTTGATTGTttgataatttataatataaaaatgttAGCTAGCActtatattaaatgaaaattatttattaatatttatataaatctttcttatttaaatttatttattataaaatatataaaatatatataataaaactcATTTATTAAATCTCTAAGTCTAAATACTTGTATCTTAAATTTAGATTGagtcatacatatatatatatatatatatatatatatatatatatatattatcctaACACTATTCTTCAAGCTAGAGCGAATGTATTATATACTCTTAGCTTATTATGGATATAATTAATCTTAGACTTTCAGAATGATTTAGTAAGAACATTTACCGATTCATCATCTGATTTTACAAAACTAACTAGTAGCAATATATCTTGGCTCAATCTTTTGCCTAATAAAGTTATAATTAATTTCTGTGTGCTTCGTCATCTCACTTAACATGAGATTCGAAGCAATATGCAATACTGCTTGCTTGTCACAAATAAGTTTTATTTGTCTATCACCTCCATATTTTAACTCCTCAAGAAATTGCTTCA carries:
- the LOC110649546 gene encoding acetolactate synthase small subunit 1, chloroplastic isoform X1, with product MAVVSPACSITIHPLNLSPSRSSAWNSSLRVGFSSTKPAYLTFLKSTSDDYQPQRKLAVSATSADNHSNISNTAFSANGPAPSMSISKVRRHTISVFVGDESGMINRIAGVFARRGYNIESLAVGLNKDKALFTIVVSGTERVLQQVVEQLQKLVNVLKVEDLSSEPQVERELMLIKVNADRNYRPEIMWLVDIFRAKIVDISEHSLTIEVTGDPGKMVAVQRNLSKFGIKEIARTGKIALRREKMGACAPFWRFSAASYPDLGEIRPNDALLGSKSRAVIGEETSAGGDVYPVEPSDSFTGTQVLDAHWGVLDEDDTTGLRSHTLSMLVTDSPGVLNIVTGVFARRGYNIQSLAVGHGETEGLSRITTVVPGTDESISKLVQQLYKLIDLHEVQDLTHLPFAERELMLIKIAVNAAARRDVLDIASIFRAKAVDVSDHTITLELTGDLDKMVALQRLLEPYGICEVARTGRIALVRESGVDSKYLRGYSFPI
- the LOC110649546 gene encoding acetolactate synthase small subunit 1, chloroplastic isoform X2, encoding MAVVSPACSITIHPLNLSPSRSSAWNSSLRVGFSSTKPAYLTFLKSTSDDYQPQRKLAVSATSADNHSNISNTAFSANGPAPSMSISKVRRHTISVFVGDESGMINRIAGVFARRGYNIESLAVGLNKDKALFTIVVSGTERVLQQVVEQLQKLVNVLKVEDLSSEPQVERELMLIKVNADRNYRPEIMWLVDIFRAKIVDISEHSLTIEVTGDPGKMVAVQRNLSKFGIKEIARTGKIALRREKMGACAPFWRFSAASYPDLGEIRPNDALLGSKSRAVIGEETSAGGDVYPVEPSDSFTGTQVLDAHWGVLDEDDTTGLRSHTLSMLVTDSPGVLNIVTGVFARRGYNIQSLAVGHGETEGLSRITTVVPGTDESISKLVQQLYKLIDLHEVQDLTHLPFAERELMLIKIAVNAAARRDVLDIASIFRAKAVDVSDHTITLELTGDLDKMVALQRLLEPYGICEVWRAVILLRRAVSERGRSPEK